The Cohaesibacter gelatinilyticus genome contains a region encoding:
- a CDS encoding sugar phosphate isomerase/epimerase family protein — MRKIGCCTWIFGEASLVSSAGMVKKAGLDGVELFGDWQNIEAGEAKEILDDQGLQVFSLTPADADISHPDAAKRQMALDYYKGLMDFAAEFGAPLVSCHGQVTRIAPISSQEEEDALLVDVTRKICEMAKANDLKVVFEILNRYETHQIRTVKEGLALLDEVGASNLSLLPDAYHMNIEEEDPAHALKLAGDTLGLYHAADSNRCGVGQGNIEFAAQINALNEIEYAGPIILEVNAPGPNPFTPNKGEGFQSIVANQLAQSVQALRALGA, encoded by the coding sequence ATGCGCAAGATAGGCTGTTGCACATGGATCTTTGGGGAAGCGTCATTGGTCAGCAGTGCAGGAATGGTCAAAAAGGCTGGCCTTGATGGAGTCGAGCTGTTTGGCGATTGGCAAAATATCGAGGCAGGTGAAGCAAAGGAGATTCTGGATGACCAGGGTCTGCAGGTTTTTTCGCTTACGCCTGCCGATGCTGATATTTCGCATCCAGATGCGGCGAAACGTCAGATGGCACTCGATTATTACAAAGGCCTTATGGACTTTGCGGCAGAGTTCGGTGCGCCACTTGTCTCTTGCCATGGGCAGGTGACACGTATCGCGCCAATCTCTTCTCAGGAAGAAGAGGATGCTTTGCTGGTGGATGTCACTCGTAAGATTTGTGAGATGGCCAAGGCCAATGATCTGAAGGTCGTTTTCGAAATTCTCAATCGTTATGAGACCCATCAGATCCGTACGGTCAAGGAAGGTTTGGCATTGCTGGATGAGGTTGGCGCATCCAATCTGTCTTTGTTGCCTGATGCCTATCACATGAATATCGAAGAAGAAGATCCAGCTCATGCCTTGAAATTGGCCGGTGACACATTGGGTCTCTATCACGCTGCCGATTCCAATCGCTGTGGTGTCGGCCAGGGCAATATCGAATTTGCCGCGCAAATCAATGCTCTCAATGAGATTGAGTATGCCGGCCCCATCATTCTGGAAGTGAATGCTCCGGGCCCCAATCCCTTTACCCCAAACAAGGGAGAGGGGTTCCAGAGCATTGTTGCGAACCAGTTGGCGCAGAGTGTTCAAGCTTTGCGTGCCTTGGGAGCCTAG
- a CDS encoding sugar ABC transporter substrate-binding protein, translating to MKKLLKSAVVAASLAIAAPALAADIIVVSHGQANDPFWSVVKNGVERAAKDTGAKVSYRAPETFDMVAMSQLIDAAVNQEPDGLVVSIPDGDALGPSIQRAVEAGIPVISMNSGSDVSKGLGALLHVGQEEFDAGKKAGEKLASMGGKSGLCVNHEVGNVALDQRCAGFAEGFGGKTKVLPTTNDPAEIEAKVKAALESDGSIDTVMALGAGTAGEPTVAAVKAIGRSGEVKVASFDLSANFLESVMAGDAAFAIDQQQFLQGYLPVAFLAMHAEFGLMPGGNVASGPNLITKDKAGQVVELSANGIR from the coding sequence ATGAAAAAGCTATTGAAATCCGCTGTAGTTGCCGCATCACTTGCAATCGCAGCACCGGCTCTGGCTGCTGATATCATCGTGGTTTCTCATGGTCAGGCAAACGACCCATTCTGGTCTGTGGTGAAAAATGGTGTCGAGCGTGCCGCAAAGGATACCGGTGCCAAAGTCAGCTATCGTGCTCCTGAAACCTTCGACATGGTTGCAATGAGCCAGCTGATTGATGCAGCAGTGAATCAGGAGCCGGATGGGCTGGTTGTCTCCATCCCCGATGGCGATGCGCTTGGCCCATCCATCCAGCGTGCGGTGGAAGCTGGCATTCCTGTGATTTCCATGAATTCGGGTTCTGATGTCTCCAAGGGCCTTGGTGCTCTTCTGCATGTTGGCCAGGAAGAATTCGATGCAGGTAAAAAAGCTGGCGAGAAACTTGCCTCAATGGGCGGCAAGAGTGGACTTTGTGTGAACCACGAAGTTGGCAACGTTGCCCTTGATCAACGTTGTGCAGGATTTGCAGAAGGTTTTGGTGGCAAAACCAAAGTTCTGCCAACCACGAACGATCCTGCTGAGATTGAAGCCAAGGTCAAAGCGGCACTGGAATCTGATGGATCAATCGATACCGTCATGGCGCTTGGCGCAGGGACCGCAGGGGAGCCCACGGTTGCAGCTGTGAAAGCGATTGGACGCTCTGGTGAGGTAAAAGTAGCCTCATTTGATCTGTCCGCCAATTTCCTGGAGTCTGTCATGGCTGGTGATGCTGCATTTGCAATCGATCAACAGCAGTTTCTGCAGGGCTATTTGCCTGTAGCATTTTTGGCGATGCACGCAGAGTTTGGTCTGATGCCAGGTGGTAATGTTGCTTCTGGTCCAAACCTGATCACCAAAGACAAAGCCGGTCAGGTGGTGGAGTTGTCTGCCAACGGCATTCGCTAA